The Apium graveolens cultivar Ventura chromosome 6, ASM990537v1, whole genome shotgun sequence genome contains a region encoding:
- the LOC141667546 gene encoding DNA (cytosine-5)-methyltransferase DRM2-like isoform X4 yields MHASNGDSEESRISGSKISDRFLEMGYPSRVVFQAIEEYGKDDEEAILNAILTYLALENLPDEENHISNDPHVSDSAIIDTEDLSDVNSVLESQGQNKYIETMNLLEDMGFQYDEAFTAINKCGLETPIEELVEFIDAAKMAKEDDVQDFQVRLNDVGQPRNGKKQKLAIEEWWTNSGKHMQLMTGFGVPNDGIKTAHREIPAAGKGPPYFYYENMACTPKGVWEKMSRFLYKIEPEFVDSMHFSAAARKRGYIHNLPIDGRFAILPIPPSTIQEVLPLTNKWWPKWDRRTKLNCILTRHGTAETTKKIKEELDKSGPDPPEHVRKNVLELCRRFNFVWVGKNKVAPLDPDEIEVIMGYSMNHTRGGGIRTTARYQCLGNSFQVDTVAYHLSVLTKLFPGGIKVLSLFSGIGGAEVALHRLGIPLKFVVSVESSETCRNILQSWWKQSNQQGKLIHISDVRDVTHGKLKELLDMSHGFDLVIGGSPCNNLAGRNCCTRDGLYGDQSSLFFDYFRILDLVKKITVY; encoded by the exons ATGCAT GCATCAAATGGAGATAGTGAGGAG TCGAGGATTTCCGGCAGCAAGATAAGTGACCGCTTTTTGGAAATGGGATACCCATCTAGAGTTGTGTTTCAGGCAATAGAGGAATATG GTAAAGATGATGAAGAAGCTATATTGAATGCTATTCTCACGTACTTG GCCCTTGAGAATCTTCCTGATGAGGAAAATCACATATCTAATGATCCACATGTCTCTGACTCTGCAATCATTGATACTGAGGACCTCTCGGATGTGAACAGTGTCCTGGAATCTCAG GGACAAAATAAATATATTGAAACTATGAACCTTTTGGAGGATATGGGCTTTCAATATGACGAAGCTTTCACAGCTATTAATAAATGTG GTTTAGAAACCCCAATAGAAGAATTGGTGGAGTTTATTGATGCTGCTAAAATGGCCAAGGAAGATGATGTTCAAG ACTTTCAAGTAAGGTTAAATGATGTTGGACAGCCAAGAAATGGAAAGAAGCAAAAACTAGCCATAGAAGAATGGTGGACAAATAGTGGAAAACACATGCAACTAATGACAGGATTTGGAGTTCCTAATGATGGGATCAAAACGGCTCATAGAGAAATCCCAGCCGCAGGGAAGGGGCCTCCATATTTCTATTATGAGAACATGGCTTGTACACCGAAAGGTGTGTGGGAGAAGATGAGCAGATTTCTCTACAAGATTGAGCCAGAATTCGTGGACTCAATGCATTTTTCTGCAGCTGCAAGAAAAAGAGGTTACATTCATAACCTTCCAATTGACGGAAGGTTCGCAATTCTTCCCATCCCGCCATCCACCATACAAGAAGTCCTTCCATTAACAAATAAATGGTGGCCGAAATGGGATCGAAGAACTAAGTTAAATTGCATTCTTACTCGTCATGGGACTGCAGAAACTACCAAGAAGATAAAGGAAGAACTGGATAAATCGGGACCTGATCCTCCTGAACATGTCAGGAAAAATGTGCTTGAACTATGCAGAAGGTTTAACTTTGTTTGGGTCGGAAAGAATAAGGTTGCTCCTCTTGACCCTGATGAGATAGAGGTAATAATGGGATATTCAATGAACCACACAAGAGGTGGTGGGATCAGAACTACTGCTCGATACCAATGCCTTGGCAATTCATTTCAG GTCGACACTGTTGCCTACCATCTTTCTGTCTTGACGAAATTGTTCCCCGGTGGCATCAAGGTACTTTCCTTATTCTCTGGCATTGGTGGAGCTGAAGTTGCTCTACATAGACTTGGTATCCCATTGAAGTTTGTTGTCTCTGTTGAAAGCTCGGAGACCTGTCGAAACATTCTGCAGAGCTGGTGGAAACAAAGTAACCAGCAGGGCAAGCTTATTCACATCTCTGATGTAAGAGATGTAACACATGGTAAGCTGAAGGAGTTACTGGACATGTCTCACGGCTTTGATCTTGTGATTGGCGGAAGCCCATGCAACAACCTTGCTGGAAGAAACTGTTGTACCAGAGATGGGCTATATGGTGATCAATCTTCACTATTTTTCGATTATTTTCGGATTCTTGATCTTGTGAAGAAAATAACTGTGTATTAG
- the LOC141667546 gene encoding DNA (cytosine-5)-methyltransferase DRM2-like isoform X2 — MVHFKFHTYISTCMYVFVVGLLSLPPSLYLSIYLSLPLSLYLSLYLSLSLSPISLPPLSPQICYLSVINFEFVKQASNGDSEESRISGSKISDRFLEMGYPSRVVFQAIEEYGKDDEEAILNAILTYLALENLPDEENHISNDPHVSDSAIIDTEDLSDVNSVLESQGQNKYIETMNLLEDMGFQYDEAFTAINKCETPIEELVEFIDAAKMAKEDDVQDFQVRLNDVGQPRNGKKQKLAIEEWWTNSGKHMQLMTGFGVPNDGIKTAHREIPAAGKGPPYFYYENMACTPKGVWEKMSRFLYKIEPEFVDSMHFSAAARKRGYIHNLPIDGRFAILPIPPSTIQEVLPLTNKWWPKWDRRTKLNCILTRHGTAETTKKIKEELDKSGPDPPEHVRKNVLELCRRFNFVWVGKNKVAPLDPDEIEVIMGYSMNHTRGGGIRTTARYQCLGNSFQVDTVAYHLSVLTKLFPGGIKVLSLFSGIGGAEVALHRLGIPLKFVVSVESSETCRNILQSWWKQSNQQGKLIHISDVRDVTHGKLKELLDMSHGFDLVIGGSPCNNLAGRNCCTRDGLYGDQSSLFFDYFRILDLVKKITVY; from the exons ATGGTACATTTCAAATTTCATACATACATATCTACATGCATGTATGTGTTTGTTGTTGGActcctctctctccctccctctctctatctctctatctatctctctctccctctctctctctatctctctctctatctctctctctccctctctcctatctctctcccccctctctctccaCAAATATGTTATTTATCTGttattaattttgaatttgtGAAGCAGGCATCAAATGGAGATAGTGAGGAG TCGAGGATTTCCGGCAGCAAGATAAGTGACCGCTTTTTGGAAATGGGATACCCATCTAGAGTTGTGTTTCAGGCAATAGAGGAATATG GTAAAGATGATGAAGAAGCTATATTGAATGCTATTCTCACGTACTTG GCCCTTGAGAATCTTCCTGATGAGGAAAATCACATATCTAATGATCCACATGTCTCTGACTCTGCAATCATTGATACTGAGGACCTCTCGGATGTGAACAGTGTCCTGGAATCTCAG GGACAAAATAAATATATTGAAACTATGAACCTTTTGGAGGATATGGGCTTTCAATATGACGAAGCTTTCACAGCTATTAATAAATGTG AAACCCCAATAGAAGAATTGGTGGAGTTTATTGATGCTGCTAAAATGGCCAAGGAAGATGATGTTCAAG ACTTTCAAGTAAGGTTAAATGATGTTGGACAGCCAAGAAATGGAAAGAAGCAAAAACTAGCCATAGAAGAATGGTGGACAAATAGTGGAAAACACATGCAACTAATGACAGGATTTGGAGTTCCTAATGATGGGATCAAAACGGCTCATAGAGAAATCCCAGCCGCAGGGAAGGGGCCTCCATATTTCTATTATGAGAACATGGCTTGTACACCGAAAGGTGTGTGGGAGAAGATGAGCAGATTTCTCTACAAGATTGAGCCAGAATTCGTGGACTCAATGCATTTTTCTGCAGCTGCAAGAAAAAGAGGTTACATTCATAACCTTCCAATTGACGGAAGGTTCGCAATTCTTCCCATCCCGCCATCCACCATACAAGAAGTCCTTCCATTAACAAATAAATGGTGGCCGAAATGGGATCGAAGAACTAAGTTAAATTGCATTCTTACTCGTCATGGGACTGCAGAAACTACCAAGAAGATAAAGGAAGAACTGGATAAATCGGGACCTGATCCTCCTGAACATGTCAGGAAAAATGTGCTTGAACTATGCAGAAGGTTTAACTTTGTTTGGGTCGGAAAGAATAAGGTTGCTCCTCTTGACCCTGATGAGATAGAGGTAATAATGGGATATTCAATGAACCACACAAGAGGTGGTGGGATCAGAACTACTGCTCGATACCAATGCCTTGGCAATTCATTTCAG GTCGACACTGTTGCCTACCATCTTTCTGTCTTGACGAAATTGTTCCCCGGTGGCATCAAGGTACTTTCCTTATTCTCTGGCATTGGTGGAGCTGAAGTTGCTCTACATAGACTTGGTATCCCATTGAAGTTTGTTGTCTCTGTTGAAAGCTCGGAGACCTGTCGAAACATTCTGCAGAGCTGGTGGAAACAAAGTAACCAGCAGGGCAAGCTTATTCACATCTCTGATGTAAGAGATGTAACACATGGTAAGCTGAAGGAGTTACTGGACATGTCTCACGGCTTTGATCTTGTGATTGGCGGAAGCCCATGCAACAACCTTGCTGGAAGAAACTGTTGTACCAGAGATGGGCTATATGGTGATCAATCTTCACTATTTTTCGATTATTTTCGGATTCTTGATCTTGTGAAGAAAATAACTGTGTATTAG
- the LOC141667546 gene encoding DNA (cytosine-5)-methyltransferase DRM2-like isoform X7: protein MGYPSRVVFQAIEEYGKDDEEAILNAILTYLALENLPDEENHISNDPHVSDSAIIDTEDLSDVNSVLESQGQNKYIETMNLLEDMGFQYDEAFTAINKCGLETPIEELVEFIDAAKMAKEDDVQDFQVRLNDVGQPRNGKKQKLAIEEWWTNSGKHMQLMTGFGVPNDGIKTAHREIPAAGKGPPYFYYENMACTPKGVWEKMSRFLYKIEPEFVDSMHFSAAARKRGYIHNLPIDGRFAILPIPPSTIQEVLPLTNKWWPKWDRRTKLNCILTRHGTAETTKKIKEELDKSGPDPPEHVRKNVLELCRRFNFVWVGKNKVAPLDPDEIEVIMGYSMNHTRGGGIRTTARYQCLGNSFQVDTVAYHLSVLTKLFPGGIKVLSLFSGIGGAEVALHRLGIPLKFVVSVESSETCRNILQSWWKQSNQQGKLIHISDVRDVTHGKLKELLDMSHGFDLVIGGSPCNNLAGRNCCTRDGLYGDQSSLFFDYFRILDLVKKITVY, encoded by the exons ATGGGATACCCATCTAGAGTTGTGTTTCAGGCAATAGAGGAATATG GTAAAGATGATGAAGAAGCTATATTGAATGCTATTCTCACGTACTTG GCCCTTGAGAATCTTCCTGATGAGGAAAATCACATATCTAATGATCCACATGTCTCTGACTCTGCAATCATTGATACTGAGGACCTCTCGGATGTGAACAGTGTCCTGGAATCTCAG GGACAAAATAAATATATTGAAACTATGAACCTTTTGGAGGATATGGGCTTTCAATATGACGAAGCTTTCACAGCTATTAATAAATGTG GTTTAGAAACCCCAATAGAAGAATTGGTGGAGTTTATTGATGCTGCTAAAATGGCCAAGGAAGATGATGTTCAAG ACTTTCAAGTAAGGTTAAATGATGTTGGACAGCCAAGAAATGGAAAGAAGCAAAAACTAGCCATAGAAGAATGGTGGACAAATAGTGGAAAACACATGCAACTAATGACAGGATTTGGAGTTCCTAATGATGGGATCAAAACGGCTCATAGAGAAATCCCAGCCGCAGGGAAGGGGCCTCCATATTTCTATTATGAGAACATGGCTTGTACACCGAAAGGTGTGTGGGAGAAGATGAGCAGATTTCTCTACAAGATTGAGCCAGAATTCGTGGACTCAATGCATTTTTCTGCAGCTGCAAGAAAAAGAGGTTACATTCATAACCTTCCAATTGACGGAAGGTTCGCAATTCTTCCCATCCCGCCATCCACCATACAAGAAGTCCTTCCATTAACAAATAAATGGTGGCCGAAATGGGATCGAAGAACTAAGTTAAATTGCATTCTTACTCGTCATGGGACTGCAGAAACTACCAAGAAGATAAAGGAAGAACTGGATAAATCGGGACCTGATCCTCCTGAACATGTCAGGAAAAATGTGCTTGAACTATGCAGAAGGTTTAACTTTGTTTGGGTCGGAAAGAATAAGGTTGCTCCTCTTGACCCTGATGAGATAGAGGTAATAATGGGATATTCAATGAACCACACAAGAGGTGGTGGGATCAGAACTACTGCTCGATACCAATGCCTTGGCAATTCATTTCAG GTCGACACTGTTGCCTACCATCTTTCTGTCTTGACGAAATTGTTCCCCGGTGGCATCAAGGTACTTTCCTTATTCTCTGGCATTGGTGGAGCTGAAGTTGCTCTACATAGACTTGGTATCCCATTGAAGTTTGTTGTCTCTGTTGAAAGCTCGGAGACCTGTCGAAACATTCTGCAGAGCTGGTGGAAACAAAGTAACCAGCAGGGCAAGCTTATTCACATCTCTGATGTAAGAGATGTAACACATGGTAAGCTGAAGGAGTTACTGGACATGTCTCACGGCTTTGATCTTGTGATTGGCGGAAGCCCATGCAACAACCTTGCTGGAAGAAACTGTTGTACCAGAGATGGGCTATATGGTGATCAATCTTCACTATTTTTCGATTATTTTCGGATTCTTGATCTTGTGAAGAAAATAACTGTGTATTAG
- the LOC141667546 gene encoding DNA (cytosine-5)-methyltransferase DRM2-like isoform X6, with protein sequence MSRISGSKISDRFLEMGYPSRVVFQAIEEYGKDDEEAILNAILTYLALENLPDEENHISNDPHVSDSAIIDTEDLSDVNSVLESQGQNKYIETMNLLEDMGFQYDEAFTAINKCGLETPIEELVEFIDAAKMAKEDDVQDFQVRLNDVGQPRNGKKQKLAIEEWWTNSGKHMQLMTGFGVPNDGIKTAHREIPAAGKGPPYFYYENMACTPKGVWEKMSRFLYKIEPEFVDSMHFSAAARKRGYIHNLPIDGRFAILPIPPSTIQEVLPLTNKWWPKWDRRTKLNCILTRHGTAETTKKIKEELDKSGPDPPEHVRKNVLELCRRFNFVWVGKNKVAPLDPDEIEVIMGYSMNHTRGGGIRTTARYQCLGNSFQVDTVAYHLSVLTKLFPGGIKVLSLFSGIGGAEVALHRLGIPLKFVVSVESSETCRNILQSWWKQSNQQGKLIHISDVRDVTHGKLKELLDMSHGFDLVIGGSPCNNLAGRNCCTRDGLYGDQSSLFFDYFRILDLVKKITVY encoded by the exons ATG TCGAGGATTTCCGGCAGCAAGATAAGTGACCGCTTTTTGGAAATGGGATACCCATCTAGAGTTGTGTTTCAGGCAATAGAGGAATATG GTAAAGATGATGAAGAAGCTATATTGAATGCTATTCTCACGTACTTG GCCCTTGAGAATCTTCCTGATGAGGAAAATCACATATCTAATGATCCACATGTCTCTGACTCTGCAATCATTGATACTGAGGACCTCTCGGATGTGAACAGTGTCCTGGAATCTCAG GGACAAAATAAATATATTGAAACTATGAACCTTTTGGAGGATATGGGCTTTCAATATGACGAAGCTTTCACAGCTATTAATAAATGTG GTTTAGAAACCCCAATAGAAGAATTGGTGGAGTTTATTGATGCTGCTAAAATGGCCAAGGAAGATGATGTTCAAG ACTTTCAAGTAAGGTTAAATGATGTTGGACAGCCAAGAAATGGAAAGAAGCAAAAACTAGCCATAGAAGAATGGTGGACAAATAGTGGAAAACACATGCAACTAATGACAGGATTTGGAGTTCCTAATGATGGGATCAAAACGGCTCATAGAGAAATCCCAGCCGCAGGGAAGGGGCCTCCATATTTCTATTATGAGAACATGGCTTGTACACCGAAAGGTGTGTGGGAGAAGATGAGCAGATTTCTCTACAAGATTGAGCCAGAATTCGTGGACTCAATGCATTTTTCTGCAGCTGCAAGAAAAAGAGGTTACATTCATAACCTTCCAATTGACGGAAGGTTCGCAATTCTTCCCATCCCGCCATCCACCATACAAGAAGTCCTTCCATTAACAAATAAATGGTGGCCGAAATGGGATCGAAGAACTAAGTTAAATTGCATTCTTACTCGTCATGGGACTGCAGAAACTACCAAGAAGATAAAGGAAGAACTGGATAAATCGGGACCTGATCCTCCTGAACATGTCAGGAAAAATGTGCTTGAACTATGCAGAAGGTTTAACTTTGTTTGGGTCGGAAAGAATAAGGTTGCTCCTCTTGACCCTGATGAGATAGAGGTAATAATGGGATATTCAATGAACCACACAAGAGGTGGTGGGATCAGAACTACTGCTCGATACCAATGCCTTGGCAATTCATTTCAG GTCGACACTGTTGCCTACCATCTTTCTGTCTTGACGAAATTGTTCCCCGGTGGCATCAAGGTACTTTCCTTATTCTCTGGCATTGGTGGAGCTGAAGTTGCTCTACATAGACTTGGTATCCCATTGAAGTTTGTTGTCTCTGTTGAAAGCTCGGAGACCTGTCGAAACATTCTGCAGAGCTGGTGGAAACAAAGTAACCAGCAGGGCAAGCTTATTCACATCTCTGATGTAAGAGATGTAACACATGGTAAGCTGAAGGAGTTACTGGACATGTCTCACGGCTTTGATCTTGTGATTGGCGGAAGCCCATGCAACAACCTTGCTGGAAGAAACTGTTGTACCAGAGATGGGCTATATGGTGATCAATCTTCACTATTTTTCGATTATTTTCGGATTCTTGATCTTGTGAAGAAAATAACTGTGTATTAG
- the LOC141667546 gene encoding DNA (cytosine-5)-methyltransferase DRM2-like isoform X5 has translation MASNGDSEESRISGSKISDRFLEMGYPSRVVFQAIEEYGKDDEEAILNAILTYLALENLPDEENHISNDPHVSDSAIIDTEDLSDVNSVLESQGQNKYIETMNLLEDMGFQYDEAFTAINKCGLETPIEELVEFIDAAKMAKEDDVQDFQVRLNDVGQPRNGKKQKLAIEEWWTNSGKHMQLMTGFGVPNDGIKTAHREIPAAGKGPPYFYYENMACTPKGVWEKMSRFLYKIEPEFVDSMHFSAAARKRGYIHNLPIDGRFAILPIPPSTIQEVLPLTNKWWPKWDRRTKLNCILTRHGTAETTKKIKEELDKSGPDPPEHVRKNVLELCRRFNFVWVGKNKVAPLDPDEIEVIMGYSMNHTRGGGIRTTARYQCLGNSFQVDTVAYHLSVLTKLFPGGIKVLSLFSGIGGAEVALHRLGIPLKFVVSVESSETCRNILQSWWKQSNQQGKLIHISDVRDVTHGKLKELLDMSHGFDLVIGGSPCNNLAGRNCCTRDGLYGDQSSLFFDYFRILDLVKKITVY, from the exons ATG GCATCAAATGGAGATAGTGAGGAG TCGAGGATTTCCGGCAGCAAGATAAGTGACCGCTTTTTGGAAATGGGATACCCATCTAGAGTTGTGTTTCAGGCAATAGAGGAATATG GTAAAGATGATGAAGAAGCTATATTGAATGCTATTCTCACGTACTTG GCCCTTGAGAATCTTCCTGATGAGGAAAATCACATATCTAATGATCCACATGTCTCTGACTCTGCAATCATTGATACTGAGGACCTCTCGGATGTGAACAGTGTCCTGGAATCTCAG GGACAAAATAAATATATTGAAACTATGAACCTTTTGGAGGATATGGGCTTTCAATATGACGAAGCTTTCACAGCTATTAATAAATGTG GTTTAGAAACCCCAATAGAAGAATTGGTGGAGTTTATTGATGCTGCTAAAATGGCCAAGGAAGATGATGTTCAAG ACTTTCAAGTAAGGTTAAATGATGTTGGACAGCCAAGAAATGGAAAGAAGCAAAAACTAGCCATAGAAGAATGGTGGACAAATAGTGGAAAACACATGCAACTAATGACAGGATTTGGAGTTCCTAATGATGGGATCAAAACGGCTCATAGAGAAATCCCAGCCGCAGGGAAGGGGCCTCCATATTTCTATTATGAGAACATGGCTTGTACACCGAAAGGTGTGTGGGAGAAGATGAGCAGATTTCTCTACAAGATTGAGCCAGAATTCGTGGACTCAATGCATTTTTCTGCAGCTGCAAGAAAAAGAGGTTACATTCATAACCTTCCAATTGACGGAAGGTTCGCAATTCTTCCCATCCCGCCATCCACCATACAAGAAGTCCTTCCATTAACAAATAAATGGTGGCCGAAATGGGATCGAAGAACTAAGTTAAATTGCATTCTTACTCGTCATGGGACTGCAGAAACTACCAAGAAGATAAAGGAAGAACTGGATAAATCGGGACCTGATCCTCCTGAACATGTCAGGAAAAATGTGCTTGAACTATGCAGAAGGTTTAACTTTGTTTGGGTCGGAAAGAATAAGGTTGCTCCTCTTGACCCTGATGAGATAGAGGTAATAATGGGATATTCAATGAACCACACAAGAGGTGGTGGGATCAGAACTACTGCTCGATACCAATGCCTTGGCAATTCATTTCAG GTCGACACTGTTGCCTACCATCTTTCTGTCTTGACGAAATTGTTCCCCGGTGGCATCAAGGTACTTTCCTTATTCTCTGGCATTGGTGGAGCTGAAGTTGCTCTACATAGACTTGGTATCCCATTGAAGTTTGTTGTCTCTGTTGAAAGCTCGGAGACCTGTCGAAACATTCTGCAGAGCTGGTGGAAACAAAGTAACCAGCAGGGCAAGCTTATTCACATCTCTGATGTAAGAGATGTAACACATGGTAAGCTGAAGGAGTTACTGGACATGTCTCACGGCTTTGATCTTGTGATTGGCGGAAGCCCATGCAACAACCTTGCTGGAAGAAACTGTTGTACCAGAGATGGGCTATATGGTGATCAATCTTCACTATTTTTCGATTATTTTCGGATTCTTGATCTTGTGAAGAAAATAACTGTGTATTAG
- the LOC141667546 gene encoding DNA (cytosine-5)-methyltransferase DRM2-like isoform X1 produces the protein MVHFKFHTYISTCMYVFVVGLLSLPPSLYLSIYLSLPLSLYLSLYLSLSLSPISLPPLSPQICYLSVINFEFVKQASNGDSEESRISGSKISDRFLEMGYPSRVVFQAIEEYGKDDEEAILNAILTYLALENLPDEENHISNDPHVSDSAIIDTEDLSDVNSVLESQGQNKYIETMNLLEDMGFQYDEAFTAINKCGLETPIEELVEFIDAAKMAKEDDVQDFQVRLNDVGQPRNGKKQKLAIEEWWTNSGKHMQLMTGFGVPNDGIKTAHREIPAAGKGPPYFYYENMACTPKGVWEKMSRFLYKIEPEFVDSMHFSAAARKRGYIHNLPIDGRFAILPIPPSTIQEVLPLTNKWWPKWDRRTKLNCILTRHGTAETTKKIKEELDKSGPDPPEHVRKNVLELCRRFNFVWVGKNKVAPLDPDEIEVIMGYSMNHTRGGGIRTTARYQCLGNSFQVDTVAYHLSVLTKLFPGGIKVLSLFSGIGGAEVALHRLGIPLKFVVSVESSETCRNILQSWWKQSNQQGKLIHISDVRDVTHGKLKELLDMSHGFDLVIGGSPCNNLAGRNCCTRDGLYGDQSSLFFDYFRILDLVKKITVY, from the exons ATGGTACATTTCAAATTTCATACATACATATCTACATGCATGTATGTGTTTGTTGTTGGActcctctctctccctccctctctctatctctctatctatctctctctccctctctctctctatctctctctctatctctctctctccctctctcctatctctctcccccctctctctccaCAAATATGTTATTTATCTGttattaattttgaatttgtGAAGCAGGCATCAAATGGAGATAGTGAGGAG TCGAGGATTTCCGGCAGCAAGATAAGTGACCGCTTTTTGGAAATGGGATACCCATCTAGAGTTGTGTTTCAGGCAATAGAGGAATATG GTAAAGATGATGAAGAAGCTATATTGAATGCTATTCTCACGTACTTG GCCCTTGAGAATCTTCCTGATGAGGAAAATCACATATCTAATGATCCACATGTCTCTGACTCTGCAATCATTGATACTGAGGACCTCTCGGATGTGAACAGTGTCCTGGAATCTCAG GGACAAAATAAATATATTGAAACTATGAACCTTTTGGAGGATATGGGCTTTCAATATGACGAAGCTTTCACAGCTATTAATAAATGTG GTTTAGAAACCCCAATAGAAGAATTGGTGGAGTTTATTGATGCTGCTAAAATGGCCAAGGAAGATGATGTTCAAG ACTTTCAAGTAAGGTTAAATGATGTTGGACAGCCAAGAAATGGAAAGAAGCAAAAACTAGCCATAGAAGAATGGTGGACAAATAGTGGAAAACACATGCAACTAATGACAGGATTTGGAGTTCCTAATGATGGGATCAAAACGGCTCATAGAGAAATCCCAGCCGCAGGGAAGGGGCCTCCATATTTCTATTATGAGAACATGGCTTGTACACCGAAAGGTGTGTGGGAGAAGATGAGCAGATTTCTCTACAAGATTGAGCCAGAATTCGTGGACTCAATGCATTTTTCTGCAGCTGCAAGAAAAAGAGGTTACATTCATAACCTTCCAATTGACGGAAGGTTCGCAATTCTTCCCATCCCGCCATCCACCATACAAGAAGTCCTTCCATTAACAAATAAATGGTGGCCGAAATGGGATCGAAGAACTAAGTTAAATTGCATTCTTACTCGTCATGGGACTGCAGAAACTACCAAGAAGATAAAGGAAGAACTGGATAAATCGGGACCTGATCCTCCTGAACATGTCAGGAAAAATGTGCTTGAACTATGCAGAAGGTTTAACTTTGTTTGGGTCGGAAAGAATAAGGTTGCTCCTCTTGACCCTGATGAGATAGAGGTAATAATGGGATATTCAATGAACCACACAAGAGGTGGTGGGATCAGAACTACTGCTCGATACCAATGCCTTGGCAATTCATTTCAG GTCGACACTGTTGCCTACCATCTTTCTGTCTTGACGAAATTGTTCCCCGGTGGCATCAAGGTACTTTCCTTATTCTCTGGCATTGGTGGAGCTGAAGTTGCTCTACATAGACTTGGTATCCCATTGAAGTTTGTTGTCTCTGTTGAAAGCTCGGAGACCTGTCGAAACATTCTGCAGAGCTGGTGGAAACAAAGTAACCAGCAGGGCAAGCTTATTCACATCTCTGATGTAAGAGATGTAACACATGGTAAGCTGAAGGAGTTACTGGACATGTCTCACGGCTTTGATCTTGTGATTGGCGGAAGCCCATGCAACAACCTTGCTGGAAGAAACTGTTGTACCAGAGATGGGCTATATGGTGATCAATCTTCACTATTTTTCGATTATTTTCGGATTCTTGATCTTGTGAAGAAAATAACTGTGTATTAG